Genomic DNA from uncultured Acetobacterium sp.:
TAACGGGTAGTCTGGACATGGCACTAATATTTCATCGCCATTATCCAAAAGGGCTTGCATACAGAACAAAATCAGCTCACTGACCCCATTGCCAAGGAAAACATCATCTACCTTCAGATCCATCAGTCCTTTGGTCTGATAATGTTGAACCACCGCTTTCCGGGCTGAAAAAATCCCTTGGGAATTACAATAGCCTTCAGCAGCGACCATATTATATTTGATATCCTGGACAATCTCATCCGGGGCCATTAAATTAAAGGGGGCGGTATTCCCAGTATTGAGCATAATTATGTCAATGCCATCACGTTCCATTCGGTCCGCCTCGTCAACCACCGGTCCTCTAATATCATAACAAACGTTGTCCAACTTCTTCGACTTCTTCACAGCTTTCATCACTACACTCAACTCCTTTAATATTAAATTTTAGATAAGACTATTCCAATGTATGGTCCTTTTTCATTTTTTCAATGATGTTGCGGTAGCCCTTACCGTGTTTTAAGCAGCGGTTTACCCGACTGATGGTAGCCGAGCTGGCGCCAGTTTGTTTTTCAACATCAATGAAGGTTTTCCCCTGGGACAACAAATAGGCAATTTCAAAACGATGTGCCAAATCTTCAATTTCTTTGATGGTACATAGGTCTTCGAGCAACAGATTACAATCCTCTTCGGTTTCAAGGGCTAATATCGCCTGGGCCAGGACTTTTCTCTTTTCATTTGCTTCCATGGAGAATCCTCATTCATTTCTTATCTTTCATATTACTTGATAAAAGAAATTTTCTTCCTAAAAAATTTTATCCATTGACACTTAATCTTATCTTTAGTGTATAATATGTTATCATAACACATTCATCTAAAGAAATAAATTGAAAGGTTGAACTTTATGAAATTATATAATACCCTATCCCAGCAGAAAGAAACCTTCGTCCCCATCGAAGCCGGAAAGGTTCGCATGTATTCCTGTGGACCTACCGTTTACAATTATTTTCACATCGGCAACGCCCGTCCCTTCATCGTCTTTGACGTGCTACGCCGGTTTTTAGAATATACCGGTTATGAGGTAACCTTTATTCAAAATTTCACCGATGTCGATGACAAAATCATCAACCGCAGCCTCGAAGAGGGCATTGCCCCCAGCGAGGTTTCCGAAAAATACATCCGGGAATATTTCATCGATGCCGATGGTCTGGGGATTAAACGGGCCAATGCCCACCCCAAGGTTAGTGAACACATGCCCGAAATCATTGCGATGATTAAAACCCTGGAAGAAAAAGGGCTGGCCTATAATGTCGACGGAAATGTCTACTACCGGGTGGATGAGTTTGAAGACTACGGTAAACTGTCCAAGCAATCCATTGACGACCTGCGCTCGGGCGCCCGGATTGATGTCAACGACGAAAAACAAAGTCCGCTGGATTTTGCCCTCTGGAAAAAGAAAAAAGATGGCGAACCCTATTGGGAAAGCCCCTGGGGTCAGGGACGTCCAGGCTGGCACATCGAATGTTCAGCGATGTCCAAAAAACATCTGGGCGAAACCATTGATATCCATGGCGGTGGTCAGGATCTGATCTTTCCCCACCATGAAAATGAAATCGCTCAATCGGAAGGCTCCTGCGGTAAACCCTTTGCTAATTATTGGGTGCACAACGGTTATATTAATATCAACAACGAAAAAATGTCTAAATCCAAGGGCAACTTCTTTACTGTTCGGGATATTGCCAAAAAATTCGATCTGGAAGTGGTGCGGATGTTCTTATTGATGGCACACTACCGTAGCCCGGTAAACTTCAGCGAACCACTACTGCAGCAGGCCGCCACTGCCCTGGAGCGCCTCTACACCGCCAAATTCCAGATGAGCTTTCTGCTGGAAACTGCCGCCGCCGAGGTCGCCACAGCGACAGAAACTCAATGGATGGATTCGCTGGCCAAATACAAAAAAGATTTTGTGGTTGCCATGGAAGATGATATCAACACTGCTGACGCCATCGCCGTTATTTTTGAACTGGTCCGGGATCTCAACTCCAATCTGGACGCCACTTCATCCCAACCAGCGATTATCGCCGGGCAGGTTCTATTTACTGAGCTGACCAATGTATTAGGTCTGGCGGTTAAAGCCAAAGAAACCAATCTGGACGAAGCCGTAGAAGATTTGATTGCCCAGCGGCAAGCAGCCCGAAAAGCCAAGGATTTTAAACGGGCCGACGAAATCAGAGATGAATTGCTGGCGATGGGCATTGTATTGGAGGATACCCGGGAAGGTGTTAAATGGAAAAAAGCCTAACCCCCTCACCGACTTCTGAAAGTGCTGAAAATTTAAAAATCATTAAGGACACCATTGACAAAAGCTATACCATTGAACAGGCCGCGGCTATGAATCCGCTGGCGCTGGCCTATATTGGCGATGGCATCTTCTCGGATCTGATCCGCAAATATTTGCTGGGCTGCGGTCATCAGAATGTCAATTTCATGACCAAAACTTCGATCAGCTATGTCCGGGCCAGTGCCCAGGCCCAAATCGTCCGGGCGCTCCTGCCGGAGCTTTCTGAAACTGAAGAACGGATGGTCAAGCGGGGACGAAATACGGCCTCCCAGGTTCCCAAAAATGCCAATCCTTCGGATTACCGTTATGCTACTGGCTTTGAAACCCTGATTGGTTATCTCTTTCTCTGCGGTGAGACGCAGCGGATGAATGAGCTGATCATTAAAAGCATTGACATTATTAATCATCTGGTGCCCGTAAAATAAAAACTAGAATCGTAAATTTAAATAAAAAAATCCTGCCAAAGAGTGATCTTTGGCAGGATTTTTTATTGACTAAGCCTGGACTGCTACTGGGGCTGTTGTCCAATTATCAAAAATAGTTGTTTTAAATTTACGGTACATCCACAACTCATAAGCAAGACAGAAAAATTCTGAAATGATAAAGCCATACCAAACCAGATCAAGTCCACCCATTTGAGCCAATACAAACGACACCGGCAGTAGCACAATCATCTGTCTGATAAAGGATGCCACCATGCTGACATAGGCTTTGCCGATGGCCTGAAAACTGACACTGATCATAATCGATACCCCGGCAACGGGAAATGCCAAACTAATCGCTCTGAGACAGTGAACCCCAATCTCCATCATTTCCGGGGAAGGGTTGAAGGCCATCATAATTTGGACTGGGAAAATCCAGAACAGAACGGTGCCCAGGCACATAAAAGCAAATGCTGCGGTGACGGCTACTTTAAGCGTTTCATAAAACCGAGCCTGATTTTTGGCACCAAAGTTGAAACCGAAGATCGGCATGGCGCCTTGTCCCAAACCAAAAATTGGCATAAAGATAAAGGATTGAACCTTGAAATACACGCCAAATACCGCCACCGCCGACATCCCGAAACCTGCCAGAATCAGGTTGTAGCCGGTGATCATTAACGAACCCAGACCCTGCATAATGGCCGCTGGCAAACCGACTTTAACAATATCTTTGACAATCGCGCTTTCATAATGATAGGTTTGATAATCCAGCTTCAGATAATTATGTTTTCCCTTGAAAACAACCAGCAGCATATAAATCATCCCCAGCATTTGCCCCGAAACCGTTGCGATGGCGGAACCCGCCACGCCCAAGGCCGGAAAGCCGATCAAACCAAAAACCAGAATCGGATTGAGAATGATATTTGAAACCGCACCAATAATTTGACCAATCATCGGTTTAATCATTTCACCGCTTCCCTGAAGGGTGGCAAAGGCCGCCTGAGTAATAATACTCCCGAAGGCGAAGATGGTTACGATCAGCAGATAAATCCGCCCCTCCGAAATAATCAGGGCGTTATCGGTAAACAGCCGGATAAATGGTTCTGAGATAAAGAAGCCCATCACCGCCAGCGCAATCGATAAAACAATCGCAATGATAAAGCCATGCTCGGCCACGTTGGCGGCTTCGCTTTTTTTATTTTCTCCTAATCGCCGGGAGATGGCTGAGTTGATCCCAACCCCCATTCCCACGAAGCAGGAAATAATCAAAATTTGAATCGGAAATGCCAGCGAAACTGCGGTTAGGGCTTCTTCCCCAACCTGGGCGACAAAGATACTGTCCACCACATTGTACATGGCTTGAATCATCATTGAAATAATGGCGGGCAATGACATTGAGAAGAGCAGCTTGGGAATCGGAACCGCTCCCAGTTTACTGCCTTTTTTTACTTTTGCGTCTTTCATCTAGTTGAAGACACCTCCTTTTTCGTTTAAAATAACCAGCCGTTTAATTATGGCTTGGTACAAAGAAAAACCTGGATCAAGGACAAGATCAGCCTTACACCCAGGTTTAATTTATGTTCTTGTTATTTTTTCTTTTTTGAAATTTCGACTTTAACTTTGCGTTCTTTAATTACTTTGCCGTTTAATTTCTTTTCTACTTTTTTGGCCTGTTCTTCATCCACATCAACAAAGGTAAATTTATCATACATATCGATGTTACCCACAGCTGAAGATGGAATCCCACATTCGCCACAGATCGCACCTAAGATATCACGTTTTTGAGCATGATCCTTTTCACCAACACTGATGAAAAGACGTTTGGTTTTTTCTGGACCGGCTCTTCTGGAACCACCGTCTCTGGATCCGCCATCCCGGCGACCCCGACCGTCTCGGTTATCACGACCGTCGCGGCGTGGCGCTGAATCGGTTCGTCTCGGACGTCGTTCCACGGTGTTAAGATCTTCGGCTTCAGAAAGCGGCAGTTGCGCCTGCAGTAGTACCGCTGCAATGGTTTCGGCAGTATAGCCTTTTTCAACCAGTTCATCAATGATTTTTACATAGGTGTCTAAGGTTCCCTTTTCAGATCCCTTATCCGCCCGA
This window encodes:
- a CDS encoding YerC/YecD family TrpR-related protein; its protein translation is MEANEKRKVLAQAILALETEEDCNLLLEDLCTIKEIEDLAHRFEIAYLLSQGKTFIDVEKQTGASSATISRVNRCLKHGKGYRNIIEKMKKDHTLE
- the cysS gene encoding cysteine--tRNA ligase, whose amino-acid sequence is MKLYNTLSQQKETFVPIEAGKVRMYSCGPTVYNYFHIGNARPFIVFDVLRRFLEYTGYEVTFIQNFTDVDDKIINRSLEEGIAPSEVSEKYIREYFIDADGLGIKRANAHPKVSEHMPEIIAMIKTLEEKGLAYNVDGNVYYRVDEFEDYGKLSKQSIDDLRSGARIDVNDEKQSPLDFALWKKKKDGEPYWESPWGQGRPGWHIECSAMSKKHLGETIDIHGGGQDLIFPHHENEIAQSEGSCGKPFANYWVHNGYININNEKMSKSKGNFFTVRDIAKKFDLEVVRMFLLMAHYRSPVNFSEPLLQQAATALERLYTAKFQMSFLLETAAAEVATATETQWMDSLAKYKKDFVVAMEDDINTADAIAVIFELVRDLNSNLDATSSQPAIIAGQVLFTELTNVLGLAVKAKETNLDEAVEDLIAQRQAARKAKDFKRADEIRDELLAMGIVLEDTREGVKWKKA
- a CDS encoding ribonuclease III domain-containing protein — translated: MEKSLTPSPTSESAENLKIIKDTIDKSYTIEQAAAMNPLALAYIGDGIFSDLIRKYLLGCGHQNVNFMTKTSISYVRASAQAQIVRALLPELSETEERMVKRGRNTASQVPKNANPSDYRYATGFETLIGYLFLCGETQRMNELIIKSIDIINHLVPVK
- a CDS encoding MATE family efflux transporter, which gives rise to MKDAKVKKGSKLGAVPIPKLLFSMSLPAIISMMIQAMYNVVDSIFVAQVGEEALTAVSLAFPIQILIISCFVGMGVGINSAISRRLGENKKSEAANVAEHGFIIAIVLSIALAVMGFFISEPFIRLFTDNALIISEGRIYLLIVTIFAFGSIITQAAFATLQGSGEMIKPMIGQIIGAVSNIILNPILVFGLIGFPALGVAGSAIATVSGQMLGMIYMLLVVFKGKHNYLKLDYQTYHYESAIVKDIVKVGLPAAIMQGLGSLMITGYNLILAGFGMSAVAVFGVYFKVQSFIFMPIFGLGQGAMPIFGFNFGAKNQARFYETLKVAVTAAFAFMCLGTVLFWIFPVQIMMAFNPSPEMMEIGVHCLRAISLAFPVAGVSIMISVSFQAIGKAYVSMVASFIRQMIVLLPVSFVLAQMGGLDLVWYGFIISEFFCLAYELWMYRKFKTTIFDNWTTAPVAVQA